The Actinomadura sp. WMMB 499 genome includes a window with the following:
- a CDS encoding condensation domain-containing protein, with translation MTRIRIEDVWPLSPLQEGLLFHAGHDERARDVYVEQRVLDLAAPLEPDVLRASWQAMLDRHASLRAGFRQPAGAPRLVQVIVAGAVLPWREIDLSGRPTADARAEAERLAEDERERGFDVATPPLLRLVLIRMSGTRYRLLVTMHHIVLDGWSLPILFREVSQVYAAGGDASVLPPVAPYRDYLAWLERQDRDAARAAWAGALAGVAEPTLVAPVAPGTESVPPRHVVEALGAETAGALREVARLHGLTPNTLVQGAWGLAIGALTGRRDVVFGATVSGRPADLPGVERMLGLFINTLPVRVTLDPARTVLDVLTEVQARQIGLMDHQHLGLSDIRRAAGPGATFDTILVYENSCAKPKPPRTPRNPGLEGRRRRQRRRGALPAHPGRPPGRRHVAAPRLPPGPVRRVRRPHDPGPARPGAAAVRRRPGRPGRRGRGAVARGAAAGGGGVERHGSSGAGRVVGGVVRGVCGAGAGCGGGGRGRCGVDVWGVERSR, from the coding sequence ATGACCCGTATCCGCATTGAGGACGTCTGGCCGCTGTCGCCGCTGCAGGAAGGGCTTCTCTTCCACGCAGGCCACGACGAGCGGGCGCGCGACGTCTATGTGGAGCAGCGTGTCCTGGACCTCGCCGCGCCGCTGGAGCCGGACGTGCTGCGCGCGTCCTGGCAGGCGATGCTCGACCGGCACGCGAGCCTGCGGGCGGGCTTCCGGCAGCCCGCGGGCGCACCGCGGCTCGTCCAGGTGATCGTCGCCGGGGCCGTCCTGCCCTGGAGGGAGATCGACCTGTCCGGCCGTCCTACCGCCGACGCGCGCGCGGAGGCGGAACGGCTCGCCGAGGACGAACGGGAACGCGGCTTCGACGTCGCGACGCCGCCGCTGCTGCGCCTCGTGCTGATCCGGATGAGCGGCACCCGGTACCGGCTCCTCGTCACGATGCATCACATCGTGCTGGACGGCTGGTCGCTCCCGATCCTGTTCCGGGAGGTGTCGCAGGTCTACGCGGCCGGCGGCGACGCGTCCGTCCTGCCACCCGTCGCCCCCTACCGCGACTACCTGGCCTGGCTCGAGCGCCAGGACCGGGACGCCGCCCGGGCGGCGTGGGCCGGCGCCCTCGCCGGGGTCGCCGAACCGACGCTCGTCGCGCCCGTCGCCCCGGGTACCGAGTCCGTGCCGCCGCGCCATGTCGTCGAAGCACTGGGCGCCGAGACGGCCGGCGCGCTGCGCGAGGTCGCACGGCTGCACGGACTCACGCCCAACACTCTCGTCCAGGGGGCGTGGGGACTGGCGATCGGCGCACTCACCGGGCGCCGTGACGTGGTGTTCGGTGCCACCGTCTCCGGGCGCCCCGCCGACCTCCCGGGCGTCGAGCGGATGCTCGGCCTGTTCATCAACACGCTCCCCGTGCGGGTGACCCTCGATCCGGCGCGCACCGTCCTCGACGTCCTCACCGAGGTGCAGGCCCGGCAGATCGGGCTGATGGACCACCAGCACCTCGGCCTCTCCGACATCCGGCGCGCCGCCGGACCGGGGGCGACGTTCGACACGATCCTCGTCTACGAGAACTCCTGCGCGAAGCCGAAGCCGCCCCGGACTCCCCGGAACCCGGGGCTTGAAGGTCGTCGGCGTCGACAGCGCCGACGCGGCGCACTACCCGCTCATCCTGGCCGTCCTCCCGGACGACGCCATGTCGCTGCGCCTCGACTACCGCCCGGACCTGTTCGACGGGTCCGCCGCCCGCACGATCCTGGACCGGCTCGTCCGGGTGCTGCGGCGGTTCGCCGCCGACCCGGACGCCCGGGTCGCCGAGGTCGAGGTGCTGTCGCCCGAGGAGCGGCGGCTGGTGGTGGAGGGGTGGAACGCCACGGATCGTCCGGTGCCGGACGCGTCGTTGGTGGAGTTGTTCGAGGAGTGTGTGGTGCGGGCGCCGGATGCGGTGGCGGTGGTCGCGGGCGGTGTGGTGTGGACGTATGGGGAGTTGAACGCTCGCGCTAA
- a CDS encoding AMP-binding protein, whose translation MRAPDAVAVVAGGVVWTYGELNARANGVAHALAGSGSLVGVRMERSPELVAVLLGVLKAGAAYVPLDVSHPQERLASIVAEAGVSVVVTGEDVFEPVEENPRVHIRAEDLAYVMYTSGSTGVPKGVAVTHGNVVAFCLDSAWRDEVVESVLVQANHAFDASTFEIWTPLLRGGRLVVAPAGDLDAAERGALIAGHRVTNVHATAGLFRVLAEQSPEIFAGVREVSTGGDVVSSAAVQALLRTHPGLVVRTTYGPTEATAFATQIPFAAGDDVPATLPIGVPMDNTRAYVLDEFLRPVAPGVVGELYLAGHGLARGYASRPALTVSGSSRTPSSRAGCIALVTWPAGVARVSWSSRGARTSR comes from the coding sequence GTGCGGGCGCCGGATGCGGTGGCGGTGGTCGCGGGCGGTGTGGTGTGGACGTATGGGGAGTTGAACGCTCGCGCTAATGGGGTCGCGCATGCGCTGGCCGGGAGCGGTTCGCTGGTGGGTGTGCGGATGGAGCGTTCGCCGGAGTTGGTGGCGGTGTTGCTGGGTGTGTTGAAGGCGGGTGCGGCGTATGTGCCGCTGGATGTCTCGCATCCGCAGGAGCGGCTGGCGTCGATCGTGGCGGAGGCCGGGGTGTCGGTGGTGGTCACCGGTGAGGATGTGTTCGAGCCGGTGGAGGAGAACCCGCGTGTTCACATTCGGGCGGAGGATCTGGCGTATGTGATGTACACGTCGGGTTCGACGGGTGTGCCGAAGGGTGTGGCGGTCACGCACGGGAACGTGGTGGCGTTCTGCCTCGATTCGGCGTGGCGGGACGAGGTCGTCGAATCCGTCCTGGTGCAGGCCAACCACGCGTTCGATGCGTCCACGTTCGAGATCTGGACGCCGCTGCTGCGCGGCGGTCGGCTGGTGGTCGCGCCTGCGGGTGATCTGGATGCGGCCGAGCGCGGAGCGTTGATCGCCGGGCATCGGGTCACCAACGTGCATGCGACGGCGGGGTTGTTCCGGGTGCTGGCCGAGCAGTCGCCGGAGATCTTCGCGGGTGTTCGTGAGGTGTCGACGGGTGGGGATGTGGTGTCGTCCGCGGCGGTGCAAGCCCTGCTGCGAACCCACCCGGGGCTGGTGGTGCGGACGACTTATGGCCCGACCGAGGCGACCGCGTTCGCGACGCAGATTCCCTTCGCGGCGGGTGACGATGTTCCGGCGACGTTGCCGATCGGGGTTCCGATGGACAACACCCGCGCCTACGTGCTGGACGAGTTCTTACGCCCGGTCGCTCCCGGCGTGGTGGGTGAGTTGTACCTCGCGGGCCATGGTCTGGCGCGCGGGTATGCGTCGCGTCCGGCGTTGACGGTGAGCGGTTCGTCGCGGACCCCTTCGTCGCGGGCCGGATGTATCGCACTGGTGACCTGGCCCGCTGGAGTGGCGAGGGTGTCCTGGAGTTCGCGGGGCGCGCGGACGAGCAGGTGA
- a CDS encoding condensation domain-containing protein yields MTRNGKLDRAALPAPDLAGRASGRGPATPAEEVLCGLFAEVLGLASVGAEDSFFDLGGDSLLAMRLIARIRSVLDAEVGIRDLFGAPTVAEMARAVREEQGGKRTALVARERPAVVPLSFAQRRMWFLNRLEEAGAGAGYTVPLALRLAGEVDVPALQAALGDVADRHESLRTVFPDADGEPRQEILAGAPGRPRLVVSEVGEAGLAGAQPGEMSRGFDLARELPWRARLLTVAPDESVLVVVAHHIAVDGWSMGLITRDLGVAYGARVRGEAPGWAPMPVQYADYALWQREVLGDPDDPGSVVSAQLAHWRDALRGMPDELVLPLDRPRTAAASFRAGVAPVQVDAGVHARLVEVAQRGGVTMFMVAQAALAVLLSRMGTGTDVPLGTPVAGRGDAAMEDMVGFFLNTLVLRTDVSGDPTFAELLARVRETDLAAFAHQDVPFERLVEDLNPARSLARHPLFQVALTLQNVPEAGVLVELAGLDVRPFAAPTEAMAARFDLSLALTEHRDDDGVPAGISGQFEFAADLFDESTVRALSDRLVRLLEQVAADPRARVRDLELLSPEEWRRVVRDWNDTSRPVADASWWSCSRSGWCGRRMRWRWSRTVWCGRNGELNARANGVARGLGRRVWCVGRWWVCGWSGRRSWWRCCWVC; encoded by the coding sequence GTGACGCGGAACGGCAAGCTCGACCGGGCTGCGCTGCCCGCCCCCGACCTCGCGGGACGTGCGTCCGGGCGGGGGCCCGCCACCCCGGCCGAAGAGGTCCTGTGCGGGTTGTTCGCGGAGGTGTTGGGACTCGCATCTGTGGGTGCGGAGGATTCGTTCTTCGACCTCGGCGGCGACTCGCTGCTCGCGATGCGGCTCATCGCCCGCATCCGGTCGGTGCTGGACGCCGAGGTCGGCATCCGGGATCTGTTCGGTGCCCCGACGGTCGCGGAGATGGCTCGGGCGGTGCGGGAGGAGCAGGGCGGGAAGCGCACGGCGCTGGTGGCGCGGGAGCGCCCGGCGGTGGTGCCGCTGTCGTTCGCGCAGCGGCGGATGTGGTTCCTGAACCGGCTGGAGGAAGCCGGTGCGGGCGCGGGTTACACCGTGCCGCTGGCATTGCGGTTGGCGGGTGAGGTGGACGTCCCGGCGTTGCAGGCGGCCCTCGGCGACGTGGCGGACCGGCACGAGAGCCTGCGCACGGTCTTCCCGGATGCCGACGGCGAGCCCCGCCAGGAGATCCTTGCGGGCGCGCCGGGGCGTCCCCGTCTCGTCGTGTCGGAGGTCGGCGAGGCCGGACTGGCCGGGGCGCAGCCGGGGGAGATGTCGCGCGGGTTCGACCTGGCGCGGGAGCTGCCGTGGCGGGCGCGGCTGCTGACGGTGGCGCCGGACGAGTCGGTGCTGGTGGTGGTGGCGCACCACATCGCGGTGGACGGCTGGTCGATGGGGCTCATCACCCGTGACCTGGGGGTCGCGTACGGGGCGCGCGTCCGGGGCGAGGCGCCGGGGTGGGCGCCGATGCCGGTCCAGTACGCCGACTACGCGCTGTGGCAGCGCGAGGTGCTCGGCGACCCGGACGACCCGGGCAGCGTGGTCTCCGCTCAGCTCGCGCACTGGCGCGACGCCCTCCGGGGGATGCCGGACGAGCTGGTGTTGCCGCTCGACCGGCCCCGGACCGCTGCCGCGTCCTTCCGCGCCGGCGTGGCCCCGGTGCAGGTCGACGCGGGTGTGCACGCGCGCCTGGTGGAGGTGGCGCAGCGAGGCGGCGTCACGATGTTCATGGTGGCGCAGGCCGCGCTCGCGGTCCTGCTGTCGCGGATGGGCACGGGGACGGACGTCCCGCTCGGCACCCCGGTGGCAGGGCGCGGCGATGCCGCCATGGAGGACATGGTCGGTTTCTTCCTGAACACGCTGGTGCTGCGGACGGACGTGAGCGGCGACCCGACGTTCGCCGAGCTGCTGGCCCGCGTCCGGGAGACGGACCTGGCGGCGTTCGCGCACCAGGACGTCCCGTTCGAGCGGCTGGTCGAGGACCTGAACCCGGCGCGGTCGCTGGCGCGGCACCCGCTGTTCCAGGTGGCCCTCACTCTCCAGAACGTGCCCGAGGCCGGGGTTCTGGTGGAACTGGCGGGGCTGGACGTGCGACCGTTCGCCGCGCCGACCGAGGCGATGGCGGCGCGATTCGACCTGTCACTCGCGCTGACCGAGCACCGGGACGATGACGGCGTCCCCGCCGGTATCAGCGGGCAGTTCGAGTTCGCCGCCGACCTGTTCGACGAGTCGACGGTACGTGCGCTGTCCGATCGGCTGGTACGGCTGCTGGAGCAGGTCGCGGCCGACCCTCGCGCGCGCGTCCGGGACCTCGAACTGCTGTCGCCCGAGGAGTGGCGACGGGTGGTTCGCGATTGGAACGACACGTCTCGTCCGGTGGCGGACGCGTCCTGGTGGAGTTGTTCGAGGAGCGGGTGGTGCGGGCGCCGGATGCGGTGGCGGTGGTCGCGGACGGTGTGGTGTGGACGTAATGGGGAGTTGAACGCTCGTGCGAACGGTGTGGCGCGTGGCCTGGGTCGGCGGGTGTGGTGCGTGGGTCGTTGGTGGGTGTGCGGATGGAGCGGTCGCCGGAGTTGGTGGCGGTGTTGCTGGGTGTGTTGA